The following coding sequences are from one Haploplasma axanthum window:
- a CDS encoding CdaR family transcriptional regulator, translated as MKKLSKQTAREIEREINRITGEKINVMNDEGIIIVSSDPTRVNTFHGGAKRIIDEKLEELVVEFDGEYDGAKRGANFPVIVDNEIIGVVGITGPYEEIEKYGKLMKKMIEIFMLETYLNEQKVAIKNIKQYFLNEWINSESVTNKGLINRGKELELDLSIKRRVILLFIEIQKQLTPYDEIMYLEKIEEKIYELVNKISKETLILNEKRLYTILSPITNDHDILKFCEDLKEMLESTLFIKVKFGIGTNNFKLSPKEQRKTAKQALQKTLNDSKRDIVVHSDLTFESLITSISLSNQEKYFNDVTRKLDNNDIKNIIKILKVYYQNDGSLKNTSIELNCHINTLQYQLKLIKEKTGYDPRSLKDSAVFVLLIEIYDNLF; from the coding sequence GTGAAGAAACTTTCGAAGCAAACAGCAAGAGAAATTGAGAGAGAAATTAATCGTATTACTGGAGAAAAGATTAATGTTATGAATGATGAAGGAATAATCATTGTTAGTAGTGATCCTACAAGAGTTAATACTTTTCATGGTGGAGCAAAAAGAATCATTGATGAAAAACTAGAAGAACTTGTTGTTGAATTTGACGGAGAATATGACGGAGCTAAACGAGGCGCTAATTTTCCTGTTATTGTTGATAATGAAATCATAGGTGTTGTAGGTATAACAGGGCCATATGAAGAAATTGAAAAGTATGGTAAGTTGATGAAGAAAATGATTGAAATCTTTATGCTTGAAACATATTTGAATGAACAAAAAGTAGCAATAAAAAATATTAAACAGTATTTTTTAAATGAATGGATTAATTCGGAATCAGTAACAAATAAAGGTTTGATAAACAGAGGAAAAGAATTAGAACTTGATCTAAGCATAAAAAGAAGAGTTATTTTATTATTTATTGAAATCCAAAAACAGTTAACACCATATGATGAGATTATGTATTTAGAAAAAATTGAAGAAAAGATTTACGAATTGGTGAATAAGATTTCGAAGGAGACTTTAATCTTAAATGAAAAACGTCTTTATACTATTTTAAGTCCAATAACAAACGATCATGATATTTTGAAATTTTGTGAAGATTTAAAAGAAATGTTAGAGTCAACACTTTTTATTAAAGTTAAATTTGGTATTGGAACTAACAACTTCAAACTTTCGCCTAAAGAGCAAAGAAAAACTGCAAAACAAGCATTACAGAAAACACTTAATGATTCTAAAAGGGATATTGTTGTACATAGTGATTTAACATTTGAAAGTTTAATAACTTCAATTTCGCTTTCTAATCAAGAAAAATATTTTAATGACGTAACAAGAAAATTAGATAATAATGATATAAAAAATATAATAAAAATATTAAAAGTATATTACCAAAACGATGGGTCACTTAAAAATACATCGATTGAACTTAATTGTCATATCAATACTTTACAATACCAACTTAAGCTTATTAAAGAAAAAACAGGGTATGATCCAAGAAGTTTAAAAGATTCTGCAGTGTTTGTTTTACTTATAGAAATATACGATAATTTGTTTTAA